One genomic segment of Alphaproteobacteria bacterium includes these proteins:
- a CDS encoding TIM barrel protein: MPRFSANLDWLYTDLPLIDRIAAAAQDGFAGIELLRPYVQPAAKLAAAVQAAKLHVALVNGPAGDWDGGERGLAALPGREAEFAATLPVAFEYAQALKSPLVHIMSGYAPAGVDIQRCHATYVANLKLAAKQAAAAGLRLAIEPINPIDMPGYFLNRQDQAHAIVAEVGAANLGVQMDFYHCQMVEGGLARRFEAGKANIVHIQIAGVPGRNEPDTGEIAYPFLFDLIDRSGYAGWIGCEYKPRTATREGLGWIKPYLTARA; encoded by the coding sequence ATGCCGCGTTTCTCCGCCAATCTCGACTGGCTCTACACCGATCTTCCACTGATCGATCGCATCGCCGCCGCTGCGCAAGACGGCTTCGCGGGCATCGAACTTCTGCGCCCTTACGTGCAACCGGCGGCGAAACTCGCGGCCGCCGTCCAAGCGGCGAAGCTGCATGTGGCGCTGGTCAATGGCCCGGCGGGCGATTGGGATGGCGGCGAGCGCGGCTTGGCCGCGTTGCCGGGGCGCGAGGCCGAATTCGCCGCGACGCTGCCCGTCGCCTTCGAATACGCGCAAGCGTTGAAATCGCCGCTCGTCCATATCATGTCGGGCTATGCGCCGGCGGGTGTCGATATCCAACGCTGCCACGCGACCTATGTCGCCAATCTCAAACTCGCGGCCAAGCAAGCGGCGGCGGCGGGTTTGCGCTTGGCGATCGAGCCGATCAACCCGATCGACATGCCGGGCTATTTCTTGAATCGCCAGGATCAGGCGCACGCGATCGTCGCGGAAGTGGGTGCCGCCAATCTCGGCGTGCAGATGGATTTCTACCACTGCCAGATGGTCGAAGGCGGGCTCGCGCGCCGCTTCGAAGCAGGCAAGGCCAATATCGTCCATATCCAGATCGCCGGCGTGCCGGGGCGCAACGAGCCCGATACGGGCGAGATCGCGTATCCGTTCCTGTTCGATCTGATCGACCGCAGCGGCTATGCGGGCTGGATCGGCTGCGAATACAAGCCGCGCACGGCCACGCGCGAAGGGCTCGGCTGGATCAAGCCGTATCTGACCGCGCGCGCTTGA
- the soxZ gene encoding thiosulfate oxidation carrier complex protein SoxZ, with protein sequence MTSPTRIRATIRDGIVDVRVLMTHEMETGQRPGDDGKMVPAWFIREVAVTHNGNTVMSAQWGPAISKNPYLQFRFRGGAAGDKIDVKWTDNRGESRSDTAAIA encoded by the coding sequence ATGACCAGCCCCACCCGTATCCGCGCCACGATCCGCGACGGTATCGTCGATGTGCGCGTGCTGATGACGCACGAAATGGAAACCGGCCAGCGTCCGGGCGACGACGGCAAGATGGTGCCCGCCTGGTTCATTCGCGAAGTCGCCGTCACGCATAACGGCAATACGGTGATGAGCGCCCAATGGGGCCCGGCGATTTCCAAGAATCCCTATTTGCAGTTCCGCTTTCGGGGCGGGGCCGCCGGCGACAAGATCGACGTGAAATGGACCGATAATCGCGGCGAATCGCGCAGCGATACCGCGGCGATCGCTTAG
- the soxY gene encoding thiosulfate oxidation carrier protein SoxY: protein MSGFALTRRRALKTGGAVAALIAAGFLPRDAFAAWNQTAFEAKGVAESLRALGLAQPAASDLVQLVMSDVAENGAVVPVQILSRAPNTTKIGLMVERNPNTLSAVFDIGAGMLPEIATRVRLQESSNVVAFVVADGKVLTATRLVSVTLGGCAVSS from the coding sequence ATGAGCGGTTTTGCACTCACGCGCCGGCGGGCGCTGAAAACCGGCGGCGCGGTGGCGGCGCTGATCGCGGCGGGCTTTCTGCCGCGCGACGCCTTCGCCGCGTGGAACCAGACGGCATTCGAAGCCAAAGGCGTGGCCGAATCCTTGCGCGCCTTGGGCTTGGCCCAGCCGGCGGCGTCGGATCTGGTGCAGCTCGTGATGTCCGACGTGGCGGAGAACGGCGCGGTCGTGCCGGTGCAGATCCTTAGCCGCGCGCCGAACACCACGAAGATCGGCCTGATGGTCGAGCGCAATCCCAACACGCTGTCGGCGGTGTTCGATATCGGGGCGGGCATGCTGCCGGAAATCGCCACGCGCGTGCGCTTGCAGGAATCGTCGAACGTCGTCGCCTTCGTCGTCGCCGACGGCAAGGTGCTGACGGCAACGCGGCTCGTCAGCGTGACGCTCGGCGGCTGCGCCGTCAGTTCGTGA
- a CDS encoding DUF2470 domain-containing protein, producing the protein MTENTPQTTEDFLAAARHLVRSRDKAVLATLARPDTAEAGAPYASLVQIAFDHDGAPLLLISGLADHTKNLLKDGRVSLLFDGTQGRAEPLTGPRVSLMGVAAPTTEERHSRRYLARFPAAEMYASFKDFSFWRVAPGRAHQVAGFGKIQWFADFAIEASQALIDAEPDIVAHMNADHADAVQLYATLAGESGDGWVMTGIDPEGADIRRPETGTAARVKFDKRVTDAETARVELVRLVKRARSDTA; encoded by the coding sequence ATGACCGAAAACACGCCCCAAACGACCGAAGATTTCCTTGCTGCGGCGCGACATCTGGTCCGCAGCCGCGATAAAGCGGTCCTCGCCACGCTCGCCCGGCCCGACACCGCCGAAGCGGGTGCCCCCTATGCGAGCTTGGTGCAGATCGCGTTCGATCACGACGGCGCCCCGCTGCTGCTGATTTCGGGCCTCGCCGACCACACCAAAAACCTGCTGAAAGACGGGCGCGTGTCGCTGCTGTTCGACGGCACGCAAGGCCGCGCGGAACCGTTGACCGGCCCGCGTGTCAGCCTGATGGGTGTCGCCGCGCCGACGACCGAGGAACGCCATTCGCGCCGTTACCTCGCGCGGTTTCCGGCGGCGGAAATGTACGCAAGCTTCAAGGATTTTTCGTTTTGGCGCGTGGCGCCGGGCCGCGCGCATCAAGTCGCGGGCTTCGGCAAAATCCAATGGTTCGCGGATTTCGCGATCGAGGCGTCACAAGCGCTGATCGACGCGGAGCCCGACATCGTCGCGCATATGAACGCGGATCACGCCGACGCCGTGCAGCTTTACGCCACACTCGCGGGCGAAAGCGGCGATGGCTGGGTGATGACCGGAATCGATCCGGAAGGGGCGGATATCCGCCGTCCCGAAACCGGCACCGCCGCGCGAGTCAAGTTCGACAAGCGCGTGACCGACGCCGAAACGGCACGCGTCGAACTCGTGCGCTTGGTCAAGCGCGCGCGGTCAGATACGGCTTGA
- a CDS encoding sulfite exporter TauE/SafE family protein codes for MPELDLVFLAAAAAALLAGGLVKGIIGIGTPLVVIPVLTIFVDVKLAVQLMALPLFLSNVFQGFRGRDTLAVIGRLTPTTIGLAGGIVIGVMLAGKLPDAVLLVVAGAAVCAGAAATALAPGFKIPASLEKIAGFAAGALGGVLGGLTTLFGPAVALYLTGLRLSPGDFVKAVSILYTVGSGSLFVAVLGVQSPAGDTLLLSLAACLPLLIGMVAGARIRGMLPQAALRMFVLAVIFVGGANMILRGF; via the coding sequence TTGCCCGAACTCGACCTCGTATTCCTTGCCGCGGCGGCGGCGGCGTTGCTCGCGGGCGGACTCGTCAAGGGGATCATCGGAATCGGTACGCCGTTAGTGGTGATCCCGGTGCTGACGATCTTCGTCGATGTGAAGCTCGCGGTGCAGCTGATGGCGCTGCCGCTGTTCCTGTCGAACGTGTTCCAGGGTTTTCGCGGGCGCGACACATTGGCCGTGATCGGTCGTTTGACGCCCACGACCATCGGCTTGGCGGGCGGCATCGTCATCGGCGTGATGCTGGCCGGCAAACTGCCCGACGCGGTGCTGCTGGTCGTGGCGGGTGCGGCCGTGTGCGCCGGCGCCGCCGCCACCGCCCTGGCGCCCGGTTTCAAAATTCCCGCGTCGCTGGAAAAGATCGCCGGCTTCGCGGCCGGCGCGCTGGGCGGCGTGCTCGGCGGCTTGACCACATTGTTCGGGCCCGCCGTCGCGCTTTATCTGACCGGCTTGCGCCTATCGCCGGGCGATTTCGTCAAGGCGGTGTCGATTCTCTACACCGTCGGGTCGGGCAGCTTGTTCGTCGCGGTGCTGGGCGTGCAAAGCCCGGCGGGCGACACGCTGCTGCTGTCGCTCGCCGCGTGCCTGCCGCTGCTGATCGGTATGGTCGCAGGTGCGCGCATACGCGGGATGCTGCCGCAAGCGGCGTTGCGCATGTTCGTGCTCGCCGTCATTTTCGTCGGCGGCGCCAATATGATCCTGCGCGGATTTTAG
- a CDS encoding ribbon-helix-helix domain-containing protein, whose translation MPVSRSTKRRQPPITANRPRTFRVDSDRRTSVRLEPSFWRALQDAAKLEGQSPAEWAQVRGVFDRPRARSSALRVALLEYFVGRAVRGRGRRGTALALLAAAE comes from the coding sequence ATGCCCGTTTCGCGTTCCACTAAGCGCCGACAACCGCCGATCACCGCCAATCGTCCGCGCACCTTCCGCGTCGATTCCGATCGCCGTACTTCCGTGCGTCTCGAACCCTCTTTCTGGCGCGCGTTGCAGGACGCGGCCAAGCTCGAAGGCCAATCGCCCGCCGAATGGGCGCAAGTGCGCGGCGTGTTCGATCGTCCGCGCGCGCGGTCGTCGGCCCTGCGCGTCGCCTTGCTCGAATATTTCGTCGGTCGCGCGGTGCGCGGCCGGGGCCGTCGCGGTACCGCGCTGGCGTTGCTCGCCGCGGCTGAATAG